The following nucleotide sequence is from Bacillota bacterium.
CAACTTATGTCTCTTAAAAGTTTCTACCGCCACAACTACGGTTTTATCCATTTTATTACTTACAACTTTACCAGTACGGCTTTTACGCATATTACGTTCGGTCACCTGGCAATTGACCCCCTTTCAGCGATTACCCATCTTTAGCTCTTAACCCTGCCCGCATACATTTCCCGCTCTGAAAGAATAGTTTTGGCACGGGCAATACTGCGGCGAACTTCCTTTAACCGCATAGCATTATCCAGCTGCCCGGTAGTAAGCTGAAATCTCAGTCTGAATAACTCATCTTTAAAGTCGTTCACTTTTTTGATCAGTTCATCGTCAGTGAGCTGCCGCAATTCTTTAACTTTCACGTGCCTCACCTACTTCCATACGCTTAACAAATTTTGTCCTAACGGGCAATTTGTGGCTGGCCAAGCGCAATGCTTCCCTGGCCACATCCTCGGGCACTCCCGCTATTTCAAACATAACTCGACCAGGCTTAACTACGGCTACCCACCATTCAGGGGCTCCTTTACCTTTACCCATGCGTGTTTCAGCCGGCTTTTTGGTAATCGGCTTATCGGGGAAAATGCGAATCCAAACCTTACCGCCCCTCTTAATGTAACGGGTCATGGCAATCCTGGCAGCTTCAATTTGGCGGTTGGTAATCCAGCTGGC
It contains:
- the rplP gene encoding 50S ribosomal protein L16; protein product: MLVPKKVKYRKQRRGPNARGMAKGGTEVHFGEYGLQALDASWITNRQIEAARIAMTRYIKRGGKVWIRIFPDKPITKKPAETRMGKGKGAPEWWVAVVKPGRVMFEIAGVPEDVAREALRLASHKLPVRTKFVKRMEVGEARES
- a CDS encoding 50S ribosomal protein L29, which encodes MKVKELRQLTDDELIKKVNDFKDELFRLRFQLTTGQLDNAMRLKEVRRSIARAKTILSEREMYAGRVKS